TAGAACATCCCAGACAGACAACTCCTCCCTCCTACCTCTCCAGGCATCAGGCTGGTCCCCTGTATCCTCCTTGGGCTTGGATAAAATAAACTTGACATCTCTAACTTCAGCTTTAGCCTCTATGCAATTTGGGGGTGATATTGGGCTGttagttttttttggtttgagtttctttcttttttttcttaattagccTTTATTCAGTAAGTTAGATGGTGAGGTAAGCTTGCTAATGTGCCTTTTTAAGGCCATTCCTTTTAGCAGATAAAATTATGTGCTGGAAAGAATCTGGCTCCATCGTCGGTCATATGCTGCACTTTATAGCATAGCCCGCCAATATGGACAGGGGGCGTGTGTGGAAAAAGACAGGGCTAAGCGATTAAATTTTAagcactaaatatttattgacagagTATCTCTCTAGGCGGTGTTCACATGCTTAGAACTGACGATTTTAACTTGGCAGTGCTGTTTAAGCAAACAAACTCGGTCAGTTGAACTCAATGATTAACAGGAAGCTGGGGAGCGGACACACTTGCCAACCtttgagctgggaggggaggctggggttgAGGTCTCAGAGCGGTGATTTGCAGAGTGGTCACTTCACCCCTTGGGGATTTTCCTGCAGGGAAAAGTGGGTACACTGGAGTCAGAACTTCCCTGAAGCAACTTGTTTTTGTGTAGAAACAGATTGCAGGTTAGCAGGGGACTGAGCAAAGCAAATCCAAGGGAGTCACTTCAGAAATGTGTCAGAGAAAGGTGGAAATGCAACGCAGCAGCGAATgaggacagaaggaagacagaaaagggacCAGCACGTCAACTTGGGGATCGCGGAAAAGCCAGTCAGAACTCCATCTACCAAGAAGATGACTGTGGACTCTGaagaaaatgtaagttaaatATATCTACACTCTGATCAGATCTCAAGAGACATTTTACTCAACCCCTGGTTCTGAATAATGGGCTCTTGGAAGCACggtcttttttgtgtgtctcttGTCACTACCctggtttttgtatttgtttacaaTAACGAGTTATGGGAGAATAAAGATTTTCTGAGAGCATCTCTGTCCAATGCTTCGCTATTAGCAAAAGCCTGTCATCAGATTGTTCAGGGGAAGGTTTTTTACCCCAGAGAGAATGCATTGAAAACTTCCCTCAGTGAACCTACCTGCTCTGAGTACATGGCTCAGAGTCACTATATAACAGAAACACTCTCTGAAGAGGAGGCTGCGTTCCCTTTGGCTTACATGATGACCATCCACGAAGACTTTGGCACTTTTGAGAGACTCTTCAGGGCAATTTACATGCCCCAAAATGTCTACTGTGTTCATGTGGATGAAAAGGCAAGAGATGCATTTAAAGATGCCGTGAAGCAATTACTGGGCTGCTTCCCAAATGCCTTTCTGGCTTCCAAGATGGAGCCAGTGGTCTACGGTGGGATTTCCAGGCTCCAGGCTGACCTGAACTGCCTGGAAGACCTGAGGGCCTCGGAGGTGCCCTGGAAGTACGCCATCAACACCTGCGGGCAAGATTTCCCCCTGAAAACCAACAGGGAAATCGTTCAGCA
The Camelus ferus isolate YT-003-E chromosome 20, BCGSAC_Cfer_1.0, whole genome shotgun sequence genome window above contains:
- the GCNT2 gene encoding N-acetyllactosaminide beta-1,6-N-acetylglucosaminyl-transferase isoform X1, encoding MGSWKHGLFCVSLVTTLVFVFVYNNELWENKDFLRASLSNASLLAKACHQIVQGKVFYPRENALKTSLSEPTCSEYMAQSHYITETLSEEEAAFPLAYMMTIHEDFGTFERLFRAIYMPQNVYCVHVDEKARDAFKDAVKQLLGCFPNAFLASKMEPVVYGGISRLQADLNCLEDLRASEVPWKYAINTCGQDFPLKTNREIVQHLKGFKGKNITPGVLPPDHAIGRTKYVHQELLSKTNSYVIKTSKLKTPAPHNMTIYFGSAYVALTREFASFVLQDQHALDLLSWSKDTYSPDEHFWVTLNRIPGVPGSMPNASWAGNLRAIKWIDMEDKHGGCHGHYIHGICIYGNGDLKWLINSSSLFANKFELTTYPLTVECLELRLRERTLNQSEVAIQPSWYF